A DNA window from Corvus cornix cornix isolate S_Up_H32 chromosome 13, ASM73873v5, whole genome shotgun sequence contains the following coding sequences:
- the SOWAHA gene encoding ankyrin repeat domain-containing protein SOWAHA, producing MKRSVPPEEPPCPPSCSHSLPDRGRLRVSHRPVPPLPAPNCPGRTLPAATAPRAGRDRRRGRCAPWAGRGGPSTSAGAVAGESLAVAGVSRPRALAISAGSRHPTLRRGGGRGGSSTTTTCGGGMAELDISAEAVMGFLRERGGRVCNTELVSAFRPLLEASGPGAGAGEAEGRAARRERFKAAVNAVATVKEIDGVKFVVLKRQLRAAPPAGVDAGAPVPISFPDSDPVGTSPEELPGPRAVAELRGLFQGGGGAVPLPGGARGARREPPPKPCMLPVRWVLPPAAPGPPEEAVTPLSPPPPDEETGSRSPGLRRGPKNHRASEETVVPLEQAEHQWLVLAADGQWTQQLHGLLLGDASLAARRDFISGFTALHWAAKSGNCDMVTNIIRAAEKGGSRVNVDARSHGGYTALHLAAIHGQEKIITMLVYSYHAKIDLRDYSGKKPHQYLKEGASLTIRRLLGDPNLSQNMEHSMPIKKSTKLAASILSSTSTFLGVISDDMAFYDLTKGLRKPSTLNKLLAATTGPRRKPKTRGGFPSYSSLSEVTEEEEEVVVKRRPVSELFFGH from the coding sequence ATGAAGCGTTCGGTCCCACCCGAGGAGCCTCCGtgccctccctcctgctcccactcaCTCCCGGATCGAGGCCGGCTCCGTGTCAGCCACCGCCCGGTACCGCCGCTCCCCGCGCCCAACTGCCCGGGCCGGACCCTCCCGGCAGCCACCGCCCCGCGGGCGGGGCGAGACCGGCGCCGGGGCCGCTGCGCTCCGtgggcggggcggggagggccGAGCACCTCCGCGGGAGCGGTCGCGGGGGAGTCGCTGGCAGTAGCAGGTGTCTCACGCCCGCGAGCCCTGGCCATCTCTGCAGGCTCCCGGCATCCTACGCTGCGCCgaggcggcgggcgcggcggcagctccaccaccaccacctgtGGCGGCGGGATGGCGGAGCTCGACATCAGCGCGGAGGCAGTGATGGGTTTCCTGAgggagcgcggcgggcgggTGTGCAACACCGAGCTGGTGAGCGCCTTCCGGCCGTTGCTGGAGGCCAGCGGgcccggtgccggtgccggggaggcagaggggcgggcggcgcggcgggagcggtTCAAGGCGGCGGTGAACGCCGTGGCCACGGTGAAGGAGATCGACGGCGTCAAGTTTGTGGTGCTGAAGCGGCAGCTGCGCGCTGCCCCGCCGGCGGGGGTCGATGCCGGCGCCCCTGTCCCGATTTCCTTCCCCGACTCGGACCCCGTCGGGACGTCCCCCGAGGAGCTGCCCGGGCCGCGGGCCGTGGCCGAGCTGCGGGGCCTGTTccagggcggcggcggcgctgtGCCTCTGCCCGGCGGCGCGAGGGGAGCTCGGCGGGAGCCGCCGCCCAAGCCCTGCATGCTCCCCGTCCGCTGGGTGCTACCTCCCGCTGCCCCAGGGCCGCCCGAGGAGGCAGTCACCCCGCTGTCCCCCCCACCGCCTGACGAGGAGACCGGGTCCCGCTCGCCCGGGCTGCGGAGGGGGCCCAAGAACCACCGGGCCAGCGAGGAGACGGTGGTGCCCCTGGAGCAGGCGGAGCACCAGTGGCTGGTGCTGGCGGCCGACGGGCAGTGGACACAGCAGCTCCACGGGCTGCTTCTGGGCGACGCCAGCCTGGCGGCTCGCAGGGACTTTATCTCCGGCTTCACCGCCCTGCACTGGGCCGCTAAGAGCGGCAACTGCGACATGGTGACCAACATCATCCGAGCGGCCGAGAAGGGCGGGTCCCGTGTCAATGTGGATGCCAGGTCGCATGGTGGCTACACGGCACTGCACTTGGCTGCCATACACGGCCAGGAGAAGATCATCACCATGCTCGTCTACAGCTACCATGCCAAGATTGACCTGAGGGACTACAGCGGGAAGAAGCCACACCAGTACTTAAAGGAAGGGGCATCCCTTACAATTAGGCGCTTGCTGGGGGACCCTAACCTTTCCCAAAACATGGAGCACTCCATGCCCATCAAGAAGTCCACAAAGCTTGCGGCTTCAATCTTGAGCTCCACTAGCACTTTTCTGGGGGTCATATCTGATGACATGGCTTTCTACGATCTCACCAAAGGTTTAAGGAAGCCTTCCACTTTAAACAAGCTTCTAGCTGCCACTACGGGCCCAAGGAGGAAGCCAAAGACCAGAGGGGGCTTCCCTTCATATTCCTCACTCTCTGAGGTAacggaggaggaggaagaggttGTCGTGAAACGCAGACCCGTTTCTGAGCTGTTCTTTGGCCACTAG